The following are encoded together in the Phenylobacterium sp. NIBR 498073 genome:
- the ispG gene encoding flavodoxin-dependent (E)-4-hydroxy-3-methylbut-2-enyl-diphosphate synthase: protein MTVQDHTHVRPWRSIDRRISRKIRVGKVEVGGDAPITVQSMTNTLTADAAATLEQIRQLEEAGADIVRVSCPDVESTAAFKTIAREARVPLVADIHFHYKRGIEAAQAGAACLRINPGNIGSSARVKEVIQAARDHGCSMRIGVNAGSLEPHLLEKYGEPCPAAMVESALDHARILQDNDFHEFKISVKASDVFMTVAAYQQLAEAIDCPLHVGITEAGATRTGTVKSSIGMGSLLWAGIGDTIRVSLAADPVEEIKVGFDILKSLGLRHRGVNIIACPSCARQGFNVIQTVETLEKRLAHIATPMSLSIIGCVVNGPGEALMTDVGFTGGGKGAGMVYLAGKPDHKMDNEKMVDHIVELVEAKAAELAKAEQAALQAAE, encoded by the coding sequence ATGACCGTGCAAGATCACACCCACGTCCGCCCCTGGCGCTCCATCGACCGCCGGATCTCGCGCAAGATCCGCGTCGGCAAGGTCGAGGTGGGCGGCGACGCCCCGATCACGGTCCAATCGATGACCAACACGCTGACGGCCGACGCAGCCGCGACCCTCGAGCAGATCCGTCAGCTCGAGGAGGCCGGCGCCGACATCGTCCGCGTCTCCTGCCCCGACGTTGAGTCCACCGCGGCGTTCAAGACCATCGCCCGCGAGGCCAGGGTCCCGCTCGTGGCCGACATCCACTTCCACTACAAGCGCGGCATCGAGGCGGCCCAGGCAGGCGCGGCCTGCCTGCGGATCAATCCGGGCAACATCGGATCGTCGGCCCGCGTCAAGGAGGTCATCCAGGCGGCCCGCGACCACGGCTGCTCGATGCGGATCGGCGTCAACGCCGGCAGCCTGGAGCCGCACCTGCTTGAGAAGTACGGCGAGCCCTGCCCGGCCGCGATGGTCGAAAGCGCCCTCGACCATGCCCGCATCCTGCAGGACAACGACTTCCACGAGTTCAAGATCAGCGTGAAGGCCTCCGACGTGTTCATGACCGTCGCGGCCTACCAGCAGCTGGCCGAGGCCATTGACTGCCCGCTGCATGTCGGCATCACCGAGGCGGGCGCGACCCGCACCGGCACCGTGAAATCCTCGATCGGCATGGGCTCTCTGCTCTGGGCCGGCATCGGCGACACCATCCGCGTCAGCCTGGCCGCCGACCCGGTCGAGGAGATCAAGGTCGGCTTCGACATCCTGAAGTCGCTGGGCCTGCGCCACCGCGGCGTGAACATCATCGCCTGCCCGTCCTGTGCGCGTCAGGGCTTCAACGTCATCCAGACCGTCGAGACGCTTGAGAAACGCCTGGCCCACATCGCCACGCCGATGAGCCTCTCGATCATCGGCTGCGTCGTGAACGGCCCGGGCGAGGCGCTGATGACCGACGTCGGCTTCACCGGCGGCGGCAAGGGCGCGGGCATGGTCTATCTGGCCGGCAAGCCGGACCACAAGATGGACAACGAGAAGATGGTCGACCACATCGTCGAGCTGGTCGAGGCCAAGGCCGCCGAACTCGCCAAGGCCGAGCAGGCCGCGCTGCAGGCCGCCGAATAG